One Aphelocoma coerulescens isolate FSJ_1873_10779 chromosome 8, UR_Acoe_1.0, whole genome shotgun sequence genomic region harbors:
- the DMRTA2 gene encoding doublesex- and mab-3-related transcription factor A2, with amino-acid sequence MELRSELPSVPAAPPPVPPSSVAAAAAAAAATLPVSVAGSLLRAPPLLLRAAEKYPRTPKCARCRNHGVVSALKGHKRYCRWKDCMCAKCTLIAERQRVMAAQVALRRQQAQEENEARELQLLYGTAEGLALAAANGIIPPRPAYEVFGSVCAGGGGEGGAGASESKMQKFELFPKTLLPSRAVTPQQAGGKPLSPDGESVPGTSSPDARHGSGSENGDGESFLSSPVSKGPKEGEESPGSISPLGSDSGSEADKDEQDPSPSAGGRQRTPIDILTRVFPAHKRSVLELVLQGCGGDVVQAIEQILNNRGPEKGPEEGWARDGALQGLPPTPAAAAAHHRPLIAGAMAPAIGTLGSRSAFSPLQPNATHFGAEAGAYPLGTHLGLNPLRLAYSAHSRGLAFMTPYSTAGLMPTLGFRPPVDYAFSDLMRDRSAVHKEQVYSSGLYGPMVNNTPEKQ; translated from the exons ATGGAGCTGCGGTCAGAGCTGCCCAGCGTGcccgccgcgccccccccgGTACCCCCCAGCTCGGTGGCGGCCGCGGCGGCAGCGGCCGCGGCCACGCTGCCGGTGAGCGTGGCCGGGAGCTTGCTGCGGgcgccgccgctgctgctgcgggcggcAGAGAAGTACCCGCGGACACCCAAGTGCGCCCGTTGCCGCAACCACGGGGTGGTGTCGGCGCTGAAGGGCCACAAGCGGTACTGCCGCTGGAAGGACTGCATGTGCGCCAAGTGCACCCTCATCGCCGAGCGCCAGCGCGTCATGGCCGCGCAGGTGGCGCTGCGCCGGCAGCAGGCGCAGGAGGAGAACGAGGCCCgcgagctgcagctgctctacGGCACGGCCGAGGGGCTGGCGCTGGCGGCCGCCAACGGCATCATCCCGCCCCGGCCCGCGTACGAGGTGTTCGGCTCCGTCTGCGCCGGGGGTGGCGGCGAGGGAGGCGCCGGCGCCTCAG AGTCCAAGATGCAGAAGTTCGAGCTGTTCCCCAAGACGCTGCTGCCGAGCCGCGCCGTCACCCCGCAGCAGGCGGGCGGGAAGCCCCTCTCTCCGGACGGCGAGTCCGTGCCCGGTACCTCCTCCCCAGATGCTCGCCACGGCTCGGGCTCGGAGAACGGAGACGGCGAGTCCTTCCTGAGCTCACCCGTCTCCAAGGGCccgaaggagggggaggagagcCCGGGTTCCATCAGCCCGCTGGGCTCGGACTCGGGTTCGGAGGCGGACAAGGACGAGCAGGACCCCTCGCCCTCGGCCGGCGGCCGGCAGCGGACTCCCATCGACATCCTGACGCGCGTCTTCCCGGCGCACAAGCGCAGCgtgctggagctggtgctgcagggctgcGGCGGGGACGTGGTACAGGCCATCGAGCAGATCCTCAACAACCGCGGCCCGGAGAAGGGCCCCGAGGAGGGCTGGGCCCGGGACGGCGCCTTGCAGGGCCTGCCGCCCacccccgctgccgccgccgcccacCACCGGCCCTTGATCGCCGGCGCCATGGCCCCGGCCATCGGCACGCTGGGCAGCCGCTCCGCCTTCTCCCCGCTGCAGCCCAACGCCACGCACTTCGGGGCCGAGGCCGGCGCCTACCCCCTGGGCACCCACCTGGGACTGAACCCCCTGCGCCTCGCCTACTCGGCGCACAGCCGGGGACTGGCCTTCATGACCCCCTACTCCACGGCCGGGCTAATGCCCACGCTGGGGTTCCGGCCGCCCGTGGACTATGCCTTCAGCGACCTGATGCGGGACCGCTCCGCCGTGCACAAGGAGCAGGTGTACTCCAGCGGGCTCTACGGGCCCATGGTCAACAACACCCCCGAGAAGCAATAG